From a single Bacillus sp. (in: firmicutes) genomic region:
- a CDS encoding DNA-directed RNA polymerase subunit omega — protein sequence MLYPSIDSLMNKIDSKYSLVTIAAKRARQLQGKEEGILEKYVSQKFVGKALEEIDAERLRMVPVKESKE from the coding sequence ATGTTATATCCATCCATTGATTCTTTAATGAACAAAATAGATTCTAAATACTCTTTAGTTACAATTGCGGCTAAACGTGCCCGTCAATTACAAGGCAAAGAAGAAGGCATTTTAGAAAAGTACGTATCACAAAAATTTGTTGGTAAAGCGTTAGAAGAAATTGATGCTGAACGTCTTCGAATGGTTCCTGTGAAGGAATCGAAGGAATAA
- a CDS encoding YicC family protein produces MVLSMTGYGRAQVSSNQLDVTVEMKSVNHRFSEIQIRMPRQLLKLEEKMKKILSRFIHRGRVEVFVTIEGEGLIHRSLHIDWELLDDYYQLVNRITERYNLPKDVTLQDLLMRDELISIEEREEANEEVEQLVLAAAEEAGKQLLDMRQKEGEELHKDLELHLQKLCTTVESLKELAPSVVKAYKERLEKKMKEFASGVFDEARLLTEVAVFSDKADINEEITRLLSHIQQFQHTLQLQEPVGRKLDFLIQEMNREVNTIGSKANDSHIASKVVEMKTFLEKMREQVQNIE; encoded by the coding sequence ATGGTTCTTAGTATGACGGGCTACGGAAGAGCGCAAGTGTCCTCAAATCAATTAGATGTTACAGTTGAAATGAAATCGGTCAATCATCGATTTAGTGAAATACAAATTCGCATGCCACGGCAACTTTTAAAATTGGAAGAAAAAATGAAGAAAATCTTGTCGCGTTTTATTCACCGAGGACGTGTTGAGGTCTTCGTAACCATAGAAGGAGAAGGACTGATTCATCGTTCGTTACATATTGACTGGGAGCTATTAGATGATTATTATCAATTAGTAAACAGAATCACAGAAAGATACAATCTCCCTAAGGATGTTACGCTTCAAGATCTCCTCATGCGGGATGAATTAATTTCGATTGAAGAAAGAGAAGAAGCAAATGAAGAAGTGGAACAGTTAGTTTTAGCCGCAGCGGAAGAAGCGGGGAAGCAATTGTTGGACATGCGCCAAAAAGAAGGCGAAGAATTACATAAAGATTTAGAGCTCCATCTACAAAAGCTTTGTACAACAGTCGAATCGTTAAAAGAATTAGCCCCTTCGGTTGTCAAAGCATATAAAGAACGGCTTGAAAAGAAAATGAAGGAATTTGCTTCCGGGGTGTTTGACGAAGCTCGATTGTTAACCGAGGTGGCAGTTTTCTCAGACAAAGCCGATATTAATGAAGAAATTACTCGTTTACTTAGCCACATTCAACAATTTCAACACACCCTGCAATTACAAGAGCCGGTTGGTCGAAAGCTGGACTTTTTAATTCAAGAAATGAACCGGGAAGTCAATACCATCGGTTCGAAAGCAAATGATTCTCACATTGCATCGAAAGTTGTTGAAATGAAAACATTTTTAGAAAAAATGAGGGAACAAGTTCAAAACATCGAGTGA
- the gmk gene encoding guanylate kinase yields MKEKGLLIVLSGPSGVGKGTVRKALFEQENTQFEYSISMTTRPPREGEVDGVDYFFKTREEFERLIKEGKLLEYAEYVGNYYGTPVDYVKETMDAGKDVFLEIEVQGAKQVREKFPDGLFIFLAPPSLEELKNRIVSRGTETEELIINRLEEAKKEIEMMDLYDYVVVNDQVELACERIKAIVKAEHCRRERVAKLYKKMLEGEK; encoded by the coding sequence ATGAAGGAAAAAGGATTGTTAATCGTTCTATCTGGCCCATCAGGTGTCGGAAAAGGAACCGTACGAAAAGCGCTTTTCGAACAAGAAAATACTCAATTTGAATATTCGATTTCAATGACGACCCGCCCACCTCGTGAAGGTGAAGTGGATGGAGTAGATTATTTCTTTAAAACCCGCGAAGAATTTGAACGATTGATTAAAGAAGGAAAACTACTTGAGTATGCTGAATATGTCGGCAACTATTACGGTACACCTGTCGATTATGTAAAAGAAACGATGGATGCTGGAAAAGACGTTTTTTTAGAAATTGAAGTCCAAGGGGCGAAGCAAGTGCGGGAAAAATTCCCAGACGGACTGTTTATTTTCCTTGCACCACCGAGCTTAGAAGAGTTAAAAAACCGCATCGTTTCTCGCGGAACTGAAACCGAAGAATTAATTATAAATCGCTTAGAAGAAGCAAAAAAAGAAATTGAAATGATGGACTTATACGATTATGTCGTAGTTAACGATCAAGTAGAACTTGCTTGCGAGCGAATTAAAGCCATCGTCAAAGCGGAGCATTGTCGACGTGAACGTGTGGCGAAATTGTATAAAAAAATGTTGGAGGGTGAGAAGTAA
- the coaBC gene encoding bifunctional phosphopantothenoylcysteine decarboxylase/phosphopantothenate--cysteine ligase CoaBC — MTLQGKRILLCVTGGIAVYKACALTSKLTQQGADVKVMMSQSAKQFVTPLTFQALSRNEVYDDTFDEKNPKVIAHIDLADWADLVLVAPATANMIGKLANGIADDMISTTLLATTAPVWIAPAMNVHMYDHPAVKKNIATLASYGYRFVEPSEGYLACGYVGKGRLEEPEKIVALMEEFFAKKESQPLKGKKVLITAGPTRERLDPVRFFTNRSTGKMGYALAEVASSFGADVTLVSGPTSLVPPANVEFVSVESAEEMYQAVIERLSDSDIVIKSAAVADYRPKQTYQQKMKKQDGDLMIELERTKDILKEIGKRKTTQYVVGFAAETNDVEHYARQKLEKKNADMIVANNVITAGAGFGTDTNIVTFVKKDGSTKTLPLMSKHEVAEKLFEEIISDMKEDEPCK, encoded by the coding sequence ATGACGTTACAAGGTAAACGAATATTATTATGTGTTACAGGTGGAATTGCGGTATACAAAGCATGTGCGCTAACAAGTAAACTTACCCAGCAAGGCGCTGACGTAAAAGTGATGATGAGTCAGTCAGCGAAACAATTTGTGACACCGCTTACCTTTCAAGCATTGTCACGGAATGAAGTGTACGATGATACGTTTGATGAAAAAAATCCGAAAGTTATTGCTCATATCGATTTAGCCGATTGGGCGGACTTAGTGTTAGTAGCTCCAGCAACAGCTAATATGATTGGAAAACTCGCCAACGGAATTGCTGACGACATGATTTCCACGACTTTGCTCGCTACGACGGCACCAGTTTGGATTGCGCCAGCGATGAATGTCCATATGTATGACCATCCGGCCGTGAAAAAAAATATTGCGACACTTGCTTCCTATGGTTATCGATTTGTCGAACCATCCGAAGGATATTTAGCTTGTGGATATGTTGGCAAAGGTCGGTTAGAAGAGCCGGAAAAAATCGTCGCTTTAATGGAGGAGTTTTTTGCCAAAAAAGAGAGCCAACCACTTAAAGGAAAAAAAGTGTTAATTACAGCAGGACCGACACGTGAAAGACTTGACCCTGTCCGCTTTTTCACGAACCGCTCTACCGGGAAAATGGGCTACGCTTTAGCAGAAGTAGCTTCTTCGTTTGGTGCGGATGTTACGCTCGTTTCAGGACCGACTTCATTAGTGCCTCCAGCAAACGTCGAATTCGTATCGGTAGAATCTGCTGAAGAGATGTACCAAGCGGTCATTGAACGGTTATCTGATAGCGATATCGTTATTAAAAGCGCGGCCGTAGCGGACTACCGGCCGAAACAGACGTATCAACAAAAAATGAAAAAACAAGATGGAGACTTAATGATTGAACTGGAAAGAACAAAAGATATTTTAAAAGAAATTGGGAAAAGAAAAACGACCCAATATGTTGTAGGGTTTGCCGCAGAAACGAACGATGTCGAACATTATGCACGTCAAAAATTAGAAAAGAAAAATGCGGATATGATTGTGGCGAATAATGTGATAACAGCAGGGGCTGGTTTTGGAACGGATACAAACATTGTTACTTTTGTAAAGAAAGATGGTTCCACAAAGACGTTGCCGCTTATGTCTAAGCACGAAGTGGCGGAGAAGTTGTTTGAAGAAATTATTTCCGATATGAAAGAGGATGAACCATGCAAGTAG
- a CDS encoding DUF370 domain-containing protein — translation MAIKLINIGFGNIVSAHRIISIVSPESAPIKRLIQEAREKGTLIDATYGRRTRAVIIMDSDHVILSAVQPETVAHRLVDKELDE, via the coding sequence ATGGCGATTAAATTAATAAATATTGGGTTTGGCAATATTGTATCCGCCCACCGTATTATTTCTATTGTAAGCCCGGAATCAGCACCTATCAAACGATTAATTCAAGAAGCGCGTGAAAAAGGAACGTTAATTGATGCCACATATGGTCGACGAACGCGTGCTGTCATTATTATGGATAGCGATCATGTCATTTTATCAGCCGTTCAGCCGGAAACGGTGGCCCATCGACTAGTGGATAAAGAGCTAGATGAATAA